In Crinalium epipsammum PCC 9333, the genomic window CTGAATTTAAATGTAATTGCTGAAGGGGTAGAAACTGAAGAACAACTAAGATTTTTGTTAGATGAAGGCTGTGAGGCTATGCAAGGTTATTTATTTAGCCGTCCTATCCCAGCTAAAGCTTTTGAAGAGTTGTTGCAATCAAATAAATCTTTGTCTACTTCCTATATTTAATCATTTATTGAACCGCTAAAATCAAGTAATAAGGGATAATTCAGCAATTTGATCTTGCTGTTTGTGCGGATGCGATCGCACTATTAACTATAGGACATAATTTAAATTTCAGGGTACAGGCAGCAGCACGACACTCATTTATGAATGTACTTGAGTCCATTGGTGACAAGTTAAGGAAAAGAGAAAATTGTCAAGGGTGGTATTTGGCTAGGTCAAAAATCGTGAGAAACTCAGTCTAGACAAGTAGTTGAGCGATTTAGACCAGCCATGACACAAAGCCGAAAAACCAATCGAGACCATGCGAAAAAGAAACAACGACCACTGGTGGAAGACGAAGTAATAGCCAAGCAATTGGAAAAATTACTGACACCAGCCATTACAAATCAAGAAAATTACTACCGAAAATTAGGACTCAGAGAACGGATACTGAATTTACCGTTGATGATGGCGGCGGTGTTGACCTTGCTGTGGCGAGATGTGGCAGGAGTCAGAGAACTAACAAGAATGTTAGCCAGAGATGGTTTTCTGTGGTGTAGTCCCACAAAAGTTAGTCAACAAGCGGTATCACAAAGATTTTTAACATTTCCATCTGAATTATTTGAAAAAGTATTTAAAGATTTATTGCCGAGTTTAAGAGCAACTTGGCATAGTAGAAATCAACGTCCATTGCCAGAAAGTATTCAATTTACCTTGTCAAAATTTGAGAAGATTTGGATAGTAGATGGGTCAACATTGGAGGCATTGTTTAGGAAGTTAAAAAGCTTAGAAGAGACTCAAAGAGGGCAATTAGCCGGAAAAATGAGTACAGTAATTGATTTAATGACTAGATTACCTGTAGAAATTTGGTTTGAAGAAAATTCTAAAGCTTCTGATATTAAACTTGAAGAAAACATTCTAAATTTAGTAACAAAAAACACCTTGCTGTTATTGGATAGAGGGTTTTATCACTTTAATTTTTGGTTTCAATTAATTGAGAAAAAAGTAGATTTTATAACGAGAATAAAAAAAGGAGCAGCAATCAAAGTAGAACAAATATTTACCGATAGTTATGAACTGAGAGATCGGAAGATACGCTTTGGTTCTGGCACAAAGAAGACTCCATTTATTACCTTGCGTTTGATTGAAGTCAGGTCAGGAAAAACCTGGCATTCTTATTTAACCAGCGTCCTAGACCCTAATATTTTACCCCCTTATGTGGTAGCAGATTTATATCGGCGGCGGTGGCGGATTGAAGATGCTTTTAACACAGTCAAGAGGCTTTTAGGTTTAAGTTATTTATGGACGGGTTCAATCAATGGAATTAAGTTACAAATTTGGGCGACCTGGTTATTTTATGCGGTTTTAGTAGATTTAGGTGATGCCGTAGCAGATGAACTTGCTCTCCCCTTCGACGAGATTTCATTAGAAATGATTTATCGCGGTCTTTATCATTTTACTATGGCTCATCAGAAAGGTAAGGCAACAGACCCCGTTAAGTATTTTGCTGATCCCGAAAATCGAGATTTAGGTATTATCAAACAGCAACGAAACCCCAATGTTAAGTTGATTGTCGCTCCTTTTCCCAATCTTCAACGAGGGTCTGACCAGTTTTTTTTCAACAATTCTCTGAAAGCCTCTTGACAAAACAGTTACAGGCTTAACTTGTCACCAATGACTTGAGTCTAATAAATCAATCAAATTGGCTTTTTTATGAGATTAAATTAAATTTGTTAAAAAATGTTTAAAAGACTTGCCATAATTCCCCAGATATATATTGCAAAAAGGTAACAAAGGTAACTTTTTAAAGACTTAGGCAAAAAATTTAATTTACGCACCCAGAGATAGAGGTACAATCGCTTTCACTTACCTGATCAAAAAGCCGCGCCTTCTGAGTTAAGGATGCGGCTAGCTTTTAAGCTGATAAGTGCTATTTCTTAAAACTTGGCTTTTGTTTTAAAATCAGTGGGGTTAGAACCTTAAGCATTAAAGCAATAGAGCGGATTAGGATAGCTATCGCTAAAATTAATCCAGTTTCGGTATCCCAATACTGTGGCGGTATGTTGAGTGGAATATCGCTCGGTACAGCGATTATTGGTTCGCTTGTGCGGATAATCGAATCAGCTTGATTTTGCATAGTCTTCCTCCTGTTTCTGGTTTAGTTTAAGGAGAAGCTTGTTGGCCAACTTTGCTTTCCACACTTCTAAAATGACGTATTTGAATGGCTTGTACAGCCTGACATTCGCTTCACCTGTAACACTGCTAGAAAAACTGAGTCAAAATTGAAGCTAGTAAACTGCTAAATCATGGTATGTATGGCAAATTCTATTGCGGCATCTAAATCTGGGCTAGAAATTATTGACAAAGCTAGGAAAAGGAAAGGATGGAATAAAGATGCCCCTATTTGGATTGAAGCTGCTAGCGTTTCACGTCCAACTCTACAGCGATTTTGGCGAAAAGAGGCGATTCGGCAGGAAAACTTTGTTGCTATCTGTAAAGCTGTTGGAATAGAAAGCTGGGAAGAGATTGTTGATAACACTCCAACCCAGCAAGCTGCATCATATATGGAATTTATTGTCTATGATGATGCGTGGGTTGGACGAGAAACTTTGATTGAACAGTTGAGCGATAAGGTGCGCTCTTCGTCTCGTGTTTTACTATTAGTCGGCATTACAGGTATTGGTAAAACCGCTTTGGCTGAACGGCTAGTAGAAGAGCTACGGGGAAAGTGGACAGAACTCAGGGATAATTTTGAAGATGATAAAAAAGCTTCAGATTTTGCTAGTATCGCACAGCAATGGCTGGAGAAGTCAGGGGAAACTGTTCCAAACGAGGAGCGAAAACCAGAGCCACTTTTACGGCGCTTAATCAAACGCTTGCGCGAAAATCGCTATTTAATCCTCATGGATTCTCTTGAGTATCTATTGACAGGAAATGAAGAGGATGGCTGGGGTGATTTTGCTGATGAGTGGTGGGGTGAGTTTTTTATCAGTTTCTTGGCAGAATCAGATTGTCAAAGTCGATTTATTCTTACGTCTCAGGATTTGCCAACTAGGTTTGAGAAAGCGGAATGCGATCGCTATAAAAATCTCTGGTATTGCCAACTTTTGAAAGGATTAGAAGTCTCTGAACAAGTGAAGTTATTCCAAAAAGCAGAGTTAGATGGTGAGTTGGAATTAGCACATACCCCCCTGCGAATAATTGGGGAAGTTTATGATGGGCATCCCTTAGCTTTGCGGACAATCGTGGGAGAAATTAGGGGTTCTTATGGTGGAAAAGTTAGCGCTTACTGGAAAGCTAACAGTCGTTACATTGAGGAGGTAAAAAAAGCTATTGATGAGGCTCGTAACCAAGGAATAATTAGAGGAAATGAGGATAGGTGGCAGTTAGCATCATACACGACAGTCTTGCGAAGGAAAGTCAAAGAACGAATTGAGAGGACATTTGAACGATTAAAAAATGATGTGTATGATGCTTATATTTTGCTTTGTATTACCTCAATATATCGCTGCGAAGTACAAGAGAGTTGGTGGCTAAGTCATTTAGAAGATGAGGGTTACAATGAGGAGCAGCAAAAGGCTGCAATGCAAAGCCTGTGGGAAAGGTATTTAGTCGAAGATGCTGGAATTGACGATGAAGACGAGCGCTTAGTAAGGCAACATAATTTGATTCGCAGTGTGGCACTTGAACACTTAAAGCAATTGGGCGGAAATAATGAGTAACTTCATACCACCAGAAAACTCAGTTGTGTTGGTTAGCGATACACCATCTGGTGAAAAAATTGTTTTAAGTGTTGATTTAGCATCTATCAAGAATATTAATTCACGTTGGAAGCGTACTCACTCCAAAGCAGCAATAAACTGGCTCACCAAATACAAACCTAAGTCGGATGCTTCCAAATTAGAGAAGGTGCGCCAATATCTGGAGGCTTTTCATCATCTTTGTGAAGTAGAAGAATGGATAGCAGCAGGTAATATTTTCTACTTGATAACTGATACACCTGCTAAAACAGAACTGCATAATCAACTGGGTCTTTGGGGATATTATCGTGAAGTGATTGAATTAAATAAAGCACTCTTAAATAAAATTGACCCAAGACTTGACTATTTAGTTCTGAATGAGATTGGTGACACTTATCAAAAACTAGGGCAACATCAGCAAGCTCTTGAATTTTTTGAACAGGCAAGGGAGATTAATAGGGAAGTTGGCGATCGCTCATTTGAGGCTGATTCTCTACATTATATTGGCAATGTTTACTACAGTCTAGGACAAGTTCAACAGGCAATTCAGTTATATCAACAAGCATTAGAAATTACGCGAGAAATTGGAGATCGTCCTAATGAGGGTCACACTCTATGTGCTTTGGGTAACGTTTACCGTTCTTTAGGGCAAATTCAGGAGGCAATTCCACTACTGGAGCAAGCATTGGAGATTGCGCGAGAAAGTGGCGATCACTCGTTTGAAGCTATATCTCTTGTGAATCTCGGAGCAGCTTATAATTCGTTAAGTCAGTACCAGCAAGCGGTTGAATGCCATCAGCAGTCATTAGAAATTAGACGCGAAAGAGAGGATCGTTGGGGTGAAGCGAATTCTTTAGGCAACTTAGCTAATGCGTACCGCTGTTTGGGGCAAGTTCAACAAGCAATTGAACTTCATCAGAAGCGACTGGAAATTACACGAGAGATAGGCGACCGCCAAGGTGAAGCAGATTCACTTTTGGATCTAGGTGTTGCTTACCTCAATTTGGGAGAATACCAGCAAACAATTCAGTTCAATCAGCAATCGTTACAGCTTGAACAGATGATAGGAGATCACCGAGGCGAGAGTATGTCTGCGTCCAATCTCGCCGACGCTTATTACTATTTAGAAGATTACAACCGCGCAATTCAGTTTTATCAGCGAAGCTTAGAAATTACGCTAGAAATGGGCGATCACTGGAGTGAAGCTACCTATTTGCGTAAGGTGGGATTAGCTTACTTTAAGCTAGAACAAATCGAATCAGCAATTCAGTTTTATCAGCAATCGTTGGTAGTCGCTCAACAGATAGGCGATCGCAACGGTGAGGGTATGTCTGCGTACAATCTCGCCGATGCTTATTACTATTTAGGAGATTACAACCAAGCAATTCAGTTTTATCAGCAATCGTTGATAGTTGCTCAACAGATAGGCAATCGCAACGGTGAGGGAATTGCACTGGGAAATTTGGGAAATGCGTATCGTTTACTAAAAAAGCATCTCCAAGGAATTGAGTATCACCAGCAGAGTTTGACTGTTTTCCGTGAAATTAACAATCGTTTTGATGAGGGAAAAGCGCTAGGAAATTTAGGAAATGCTTACTTCTCTATAGGAGATTATCTCCAAGCAATTAATTTGCTTCAGGAGTCTTTAGCCGTTATGCAGGAACTCCAAAATTGCCAACAAGAGGAATATGCTTTAATTAATCTAGGTAAAGTTTACTGTGCTTTGGGAGATTACGATAAAGCGATCGCTTATAATCAGCAACATTTAGCTATGGTGCAAACAACCCAAGCGGAACTTGAGCATACCAATTCACTTTAAGCATGATATAAATAGCGTAAAGAAATAAAAATAGGATGCTAGGGGTGTCGTGGGTAGTTAAATATAGCAGTAGCCATATAGGTTAGGACATTTTTTATTCTGAAATCATTGGTAGAAAAGGTTTGGAAAAATAATCATAACTGATGGCTGACTGCCATAGCATACACCTCTAGATTGATGAATATTGTTAATTAAATTACAAAAATAGCAATATAAATCAAAAAAAATTGCCGTAAAATTCTGCAATTATCATCATTTAAGGGGATAAGTATGACTGTTAGCAATCAACAAATTGCAATTGGTTTATTTTTGAAGCGCAGCGAAGCTGAAAACGCACTTAATGAATTAAAAGCTTCTGGCTTTCCAATGGATAAAGTTTCTGTTATTGCTCAAGATGCCGAGGAAGGCGAACAGGTTGGCGATCAACAAATCAGCGATAAAATCGGCGATCAAGATGTTAATGCTGCAAGCGGAGTCGTTGCAGACACACTCACAGCTACCACATTGGGTAGTGTGATGCTGGGACTTGCCAGTATAGCAGTTCCAGGTGTAGGAATGATCATAGGAGCAGGTAGCGTTGGTGCAGCAATTGCTGCAACCGTTGCTAGTACCGGAGTTGCAGCCGCAGCTAGTGGTGGTTTAGTGAAAGCGATTACTGATTTAGGTGTACCCGAAGCACAAGCAAGAATTTATAGCGATCGCCTTCAAGGTAGAGAATATTTAGTAATAGTAGAAGGCACAGGCGAAGACATTAGCCGTGCTGAAACAATTGTTAATAACTACGGTATTAGCAATTGGGGTATCTATAACTCTGCACAGGCTTAAGCTATCCAGATTACTGATATTTTGCCAAAAATAACAAGGTTATTGCAAAAGATGTAGCGCAAAATGGTATTAGTTGTAATCAGCCGATACAACTGTAACTATTTGCATGGCGATCGCAATTGATTTTGGCACTAGCAACACGGTAATTACTCGCTGGAACCCTGTCACTCAGCAACCAGAAACCCTCAACTTACCTGGATTATCAGTCATTTCTGGGCAAAATCCCCCGTTAATTCCTAGTTTGGTTTATGTGGAAGATGCTACGCGAGGGGAAGTTATATTAGGTCAGACAGTGCGCGATCGCGGTTTGGATCTCAAAACTGACCCCCGATTCTTCCGCAGCTTTAAACGAGGTATTGGCGCTGATATTCAAGGATTTTTGCCAGAAATTGACGGCAGAGTAGTTACCTTTGAGCAAGCTGGGCAATGGTTTCTCACTGATTTAATCAAAAACGTTAAAACTAGCTTGCCTGATATTGGGCAGTCTTTAGTATTAACTGTTCCGGTAGATAGTTTTGAAGCTTATCGTCATTGGTTGGGTGGTGTATGCCAATCTTTACCAGTTGAACAGGTAAGGATGTTAGATGAACCGACAGCAGCAGCACTAGGTTATGGTACAACTGAGGCGGATGTGCTGTTGGTGGTAGATTTTGGAGGCGGTACGCTGGATTTATCTTTAGTGCAGTTATCTAAAGATATCCAAGCGGGGAAAAAACCTTTAGGGTTTATTCTTAAATGGGGTCAAAATTCATTAGCAGAAAATTCAGCACAAAGACCTAAAACGGCGCGTGTACTTGCGAAAGCAGGACAAAATTTAGGTGGGACAGATATTGATAACTGGTTAGTAGATTATTTTGCGACAACACAAGGATTAACAGCCACACCTTTAACTACTCGATTAGCAGAAAGGTTGAAGATTCAGTTATCTTTGCAAACTGCGGCGAGTGAAGTTTACTTTAATGATGAAACATTTGAAAGTTACGAATTAGAACTAACGCGCGATCGCTTTGAAACTATTCTGAAAGAAAATGAATTCTTTGATCGCCTCGATGAAGCAATGACTCAAGTATTGCAACAAGGACGTAGACAGGGAATAGAAGCTTCAAATATTGATGCTGTCTTATTAGTTGGCGGTACTGTGCAAATACCAGCAGTGCAAACGTGGGTACAGCAGTATTTTGATAGTAGCAAAATTCGTCAATCGAAACCCTTTGAAGCGATCGCTCAAGGTGCATTGCAACTAACTCAAGGGGTTGAACTCAAAGACTTTCTCTATCACAGCTATGGTATCCGCTACTGGGATAGACGGAATAATTGCCATAATTGGCATCCAATCATTAAAACTGGACAGTCTTACCCGATGAGTGATGCCATAGAAATCATGCTAGGGGCATCAATAGAAAATCAACCTAGTGTTGAATTAATTATTGGGGAATTGGGAGCAGAAACAGGCGGTACAGAAGTATACTTTGATGGCGATCGCTTAATTACTCGTAACTTGAGGAGTGGTCAAACATCGGTACAACCACTAAATGACCGCGAAGGCGCACGTAGTATTGCTCAACTCACCCCACCAGGATATCCAGGTAGCGATCGTATTAAAGTGCAATTTCAAGTAGATGCACAACGTTCTTTACGAATTACCGTTGAAGATTTATTAACTCATCAAACACTATTAGAAAATCAGCTAGTTGCTCAACTCAGTTAACAATTATCAATGACCTATAAACAGAACCTATTTATCTGTGTAGCCTGTGGCACGGCTACGCCTACATCTGTGGTAAATTCAAAGTCCCCCTTTTTAAGGGGGATTTAGGGGGATCTCTGCGTAAGCTGCGATCGTACAAAATCCCTCACTTATATCCCCTTTATTATTGACAAATGCCTGCTACTCCTACTACTATAACCGTCACTGTCCCCGCCACAACTGCTAATCTTGGCGCTGGTTTTGATTGCATCGGAGCAGCTTTAACGCTGTACAATCAATTTAAATTTTCTCTACTTCCTGAGCAAGCAACATTTGAAATTATTGTCAGTGGTGTAGAAGCTGACAGAGTTAATACCGGATCTGATAATTTGGCTTATCAATCTTTTCTCAACTTGTATCAGCATTTAGGTAAAACTCCCCCACCTGTAAAAATTGAGATTGAATTGGGTGTACCTCTTGCAAGAGGTTTGGGTAGTTCCGCGACAGCTATTGTCGGTGGGTTAGTTGGTGCTAATGTGTTAGCTGGATCGCCGTTAAGTCAAAATGAGGTGATGCAATGTGCGATCGCACTTGAAGGACATCCTGATAATGTTGTCCCTGCTTTATTAGGGGGTTGTCGTTTAGCAGCTACAGGTTTAAACCAAGCGTCAAAACCCGAAGAAAATTTAACTAATTGGGAAATTTGTGATATTCCCTGGCATAGTGATGTTGTGCCAGTTGTAGCTATTCCAGATTTTGAACTTTCAACCGCAGAAGCGCGGCGAGTATTACCAAGTGAGTATAGTCGTGCTGATGCTATTTTTAATACCGCGCATCTAGGTTTATTATTACGCGCTTTAGAAACAGGGCGCAAAAATTGGTTGCAAGCCTCACTGCAAGATAGGATTCATCAACCTTACCGCCAAGCCTTGATTCCAGGTTATGATGCAGTATATTCGGCTGCGATCGCAACTGGTGCTTATGGCATGGTAATTAGTGGTGCAGGACCAACTTTATTAGCTTTAGTAGATAAATCTCTTAGCGCCGCAGTTGTCACAGCAATGACAGATGCGTGGCAACAACATGGCATCAAAGCTGATGTGAAAGCCTTGCAAATTGATACGAAAGGCGCTGCTATCAGCAGTTAATCTTTAGTGCGGGCAAGATGTCCGCACTATTTATATTATTTAGCTATAAAATATTCTCAAAGCCAATGTTTCGTAGTGGTTTCAGAATATAAAACCGAAAGAATTAAAAATTCACATTTTATATTTAGTTAAATTAGCTTATTTAAAGACAAATAAGTTGTTGTTAATTGCCAATTTTAAAAATGTTTTAGTACAAAAGTCTTTTCGGTTTAATTTACGAGTAAATTAAACACTATTGCTTTAAAGAATATATATCCAGCAATTATGCTTGTAATTTTAATAAACGTTACTTACTATTATGAATGAATTATCAACTAAATCCTACCTTCTAAGTAGTTGTTTGACAGTTCCTAATAATTCTTTAGGGTGAAAAGGTTTTGAAATGTAGGCATCTGCACCTTGTTTCATACCCCAGTAACGATCAAACTCTTCTCCCTTAGCAGAACACATGACTACAGGTACATTCTGGGTTTGAGGATCAGATTTAATTCGACGGCAGAATTCATAGCCGTTCATCCGGGGCATCACAATGTCCAGAAGTACTAAATCAGGGTTATTTCCCTGCATTTGTTCTAATGCTTCGACTCCATCTTTGGCAACTGTAACAGTGAGTCCTTTCTCTTGAAGAAGCTCTGAAATCATTGCCCTTTGTGTTGCACTGTCTTCTACAACTAAAACTGTACTCATAAATACCATCCTTAAGACGTGATAAATAACAGAGCAGGAAAAGGGTATTAAGAAAAATTTATTTTATTTGTATTTAATCTACCCTATTTTCCTGATTTTATTATCACTCTGAGGAAGATTTACGCAAGATCGCGGTTGACATCCATATTATGTTTTGCTAATAGGGCGAACTATAACCAAAGGCACTGCCTATAAATTCTGATCAAAAGTCGGAATCAGCCGCCACTGACTTTAGCTTTATAACCTAAGCTAATTAAAAATTGGGCAATTTTTTGAGTATGATCGCCCTGAATTTCAATTTCATTATCTTTGATAGTGCCACCAGCACCGCATTGAGATTTTAGCTGCTTCAGCAAAGCTTCGAGATTTTCTTCTTTTAGCTGCAAATTGTTAATTACTGTAACTGTTTTCCCCTTGCGTCCTTTGCGTGAAGCTTGCACTCTAGGATTTTGTTGTGCGGGGGGTATTTCTATACTTGGTCTTTCTACAGCAGAAGAGTTATCATCGCTGCCAAATTCACGATAAATCATCCGATTTGCAGGGGATGATTGGGAGTCAGAGGACTTTCGCTTCTGTGAGGACATAAGGATATTTGGCGATCGCATACAGACTTCTTTTCTAAGATATAGCAGTAGGGGCGGGTTGACAGATCAACTTATATTCACATTTTGAATTGTCATAAACCCGCCCAGACGCACTTTTTGGTGCAAAGGGTTCCTACAAGTGGTGCTGGCGTAATAACTAAATCCTTAATCCTGACTTCTGAATTCTTCTCTATAATTAAGGCTATTCAGTCATAAAGAGCGATCGCCAGTGACCACAACTCCCATTTATCCTACTTCCCAACAAAATACCGACACATCTACCCAGCAACCTGACACTCTCGGAAGGTTTGGACGCTTTGGCGGTAAGTATGTCCCAGAAACATTAATGCCTGCTCTTAGTGAGCTAGAAGCTGCGTTTCAACAATACCGCAAAGATCCCGATTTTCAACAAGAATTACAGCAACTATTGCGGGATTATGTTGGCAGACCTAGCCCTTTATACTTCGCTGAACGTCTGACGGCTCATTATGCTAGACCAGACGGTACAGGAGCGCAAATATATTTAAAACGAGAAGACCTTAATCATACAGGCGCTCATAAAATTAATAACGCTTTGGCGCAAGTATTGCTGGCAAAGCGGATGGGTAAAAAACGTATTATTGCTGAAACTGGTGCAGGTCAGCATGGTGTAGCTACCGCAACGGTATGTGCAAGGTTTGGGTTACAGTGCGTCATTTATATGGGCGTACATGATATGGAACGTCAAGCACTGAATGTATTTCGGATGCGCTTGATGGGCGCTGAAGTGCGCGGAGTAGCAGCAGGTACAGGAACATTAAAGGATGCTACTTCC contains:
- a CDS encoding translation initiation factor, whose product is MSSQKRKSSDSQSSPANRMIYREFGSDDNSSAVERPSIEIPPAQQNPRVQASRKGRKGKTVTVINNLQLKEENLEALLKQLKSQCGAGGTIKDNEIEIQGDHTQKIAQFLISLGYKAKVSGG
- a CDS encoding general stress protein yields the protein MTVSNQQIAIGLFLKRSEAENALNELKASGFPMDKVSVIAQDAEEGEQVGDQQISDKIGDQDVNAASGVVADTLTATTLGSVMLGLASIAVPGVGMIIGAGSVGAAIAATVASTGVAAAASGGLVKAITDLGVPEAQARIYSDRLQGREYLVIVEGTGEDISRAETIVNNYGISNWGIYNSAQA
- a CDS encoding IS4 family transposase, producing the protein MVEDEVIAKQLEKLLTPAITNQENYYRKLGLRERILNLPLMMAAVLTLLWRDVAGVRELTRMLARDGFLWCSPTKVSQQAVSQRFLTFPSELFEKVFKDLLPSLRATWHSRNQRPLPESIQFTLSKFEKIWIVDGSTLEALFRKLKSLEETQRGQLAGKMSTVIDLMTRLPVEIWFEENSKASDIKLEENILNLVTKNTLLLLDRGFYHFNFWFQLIEKKVDFITRIKKGAAIKVEQIFTDSYELRDRKIRFGSGTKKTPFITLRLIEVRSGKTWHSYLTSVLDPNILPPYVVADLYRRRWRIEDAFNTVKRLLGLSYLWTGSINGIKLQIWATWLFYAVLVDLGDAVADELALPFDEISLEMIYRGLYHFTMAHQKGKATDPVKYFADPENRDLGIIKQQRNPNVKLIVAPFPNLQRGSDQFFFNNSLKAS
- the thrB gene encoding homoserine kinase; protein product: MPATPTTITVTVPATTANLGAGFDCIGAALTLYNQFKFSLLPEQATFEIIVSGVEADRVNTGSDNLAYQSFLNLYQHLGKTPPPVKIEIELGVPLARGLGSSATAIVGGLVGANVLAGSPLSQNEVMQCAIALEGHPDNVVPALLGGCRLAATGLNQASKPEENLTNWEICDIPWHSDVVPVVAIPDFELSTAEARRVLPSEYSRADAIFNTAHLGLLLRALETGRKNWLQASLQDRIHQPYRQALIPGYDAVYSAAIATGAYGMVISGAGPTLLALVDKSLSAAVVTAMTDAWQQHGIKADVKALQIDTKGAAISS
- a CDS encoding response regulator transcription factor, translating into MSTVLVVEDSATQRAMISELLQEKGLTVTVAKDGVEALEQMQGNNPDLVLLDIVMPRMNGYEFCRRIKSDPQTQNVPVVMCSAKGEEFDRYWGMKQGADAYISKPFHPKELLGTVKQLLRR
- a CDS encoding tetratricopeptide repeat protein, whose protein sequence is MSNFIPPENSVVLVSDTPSGEKIVLSVDLASIKNINSRWKRTHSKAAINWLTKYKPKSDASKLEKVRQYLEAFHHLCEVEEWIAAGNIFYLITDTPAKTELHNQLGLWGYYREVIELNKALLNKIDPRLDYLVLNEIGDTYQKLGQHQQALEFFEQAREINREVGDRSFEADSLHYIGNVYYSLGQVQQAIQLYQQALEITREIGDRPNEGHTLCALGNVYRSLGQIQEAIPLLEQALEIARESGDHSFEAISLVNLGAAYNSLSQYQQAVECHQQSLEIRREREDRWGEANSLGNLANAYRCLGQVQQAIELHQKRLEITREIGDRQGEADSLLDLGVAYLNLGEYQQTIQFNQQSLQLEQMIGDHRGESMSASNLADAYYYLEDYNRAIQFYQRSLEITLEMGDHWSEATYLRKVGLAYFKLEQIESAIQFYQQSLVVAQQIGDRNGEGMSAYNLADAYYYLGDYNQAIQFYQQSLIVAQQIGNRNGEGIALGNLGNAYRLLKKHLQGIEYHQQSLTVFREINNRFDEGKALGNLGNAYFSIGDYLQAINLLQESLAVMQELQNCQQEEYALINLGKVYCALGDYDKAIAYNQQHLAMVQTTQAELEHTNSL
- a CDS encoding ATP-binding protein, whose amino-acid sequence is MANSIAASKSGLEIIDKARKRKGWNKDAPIWIEAASVSRPTLQRFWRKEAIRQENFVAICKAVGIESWEEIVDNTPTQQAASYMEFIVYDDAWVGRETLIEQLSDKVRSSSRVLLLVGITGIGKTALAERLVEELRGKWTELRDNFEDDKKASDFASIAQQWLEKSGETVPNEERKPEPLLRRLIKRLRENRYLILMDSLEYLLTGNEEDGWGDFADEWWGEFFISFLAESDCQSRFILTSQDLPTRFEKAECDRYKNLWYCQLLKGLEVSEQVKLFQKAELDGELELAHTPLRIIGEVYDGHPLALRTIVGEIRGSYGGKVSAYWKANSRYIEEVKKAIDEARNQGIIRGNEDRWQLASYTTVLRRKVKERIERTFERLKNDVYDAYILLCITSIYRCEVQESWWLSHLEDEGYNEEQQKAAMQSLWERYLVEDAGIDDEDERLVRQHNLIRSVALEHLKQLGGNNE
- a CDS encoding Hsp70 family protein; protein product: MAIAIDFGTSNTVITRWNPVTQQPETLNLPGLSVISGQNPPLIPSLVYVEDATRGEVILGQTVRDRGLDLKTDPRFFRSFKRGIGADIQGFLPEIDGRVVTFEQAGQWFLTDLIKNVKTSLPDIGQSLVLTVPVDSFEAYRHWLGGVCQSLPVEQVRMLDEPTAAALGYGTTEADVLLVVDFGGGTLDLSLVQLSKDIQAGKKPLGFILKWGQNSLAENSAQRPKTARVLAKAGQNLGGTDIDNWLVDYFATTQGLTATPLTTRLAERLKIQLSLQTAASEVYFNDETFESYELELTRDRFETILKENEFFDRLDEAMTQVLQQGRRQGIEASNIDAVLLVGGTVQIPAVQTWVQQYFDSSKIRQSKPFEAIAQGALQLTQGVELKDFLYHSYGIRYWDRRNNCHNWHPIIKTGQSYPMSDAIEIMLGASIENQPSVELIIGELGAETGGTEVYFDGDRLITRNLRSGQTSVQPLNDREGARSIAQLTPPGYPGSDRIKVQFQVDAQRSLRITVEDLLTHQTLLENQLVAQLS